The following nucleotide sequence is from Leptodactylus fuscus isolate aLepFus1 chromosome 10, aLepFus1.hap2, whole genome shotgun sequence.
TTGCATTGTCTTCCCTTGTCCATGCGTTATATAGCTGTAGTAAATTGTTTGACCAGAGTAACTTATCATTTGCCATTCCTGTCTTCATGTTGTGTAGGCTTTGGAAAAAAACGGGCAGTGGTTGGTATATGACAAGCAACGAGAGGCGTACGTTCAAGGGTTAATGGCTCGCATTGGAGATCTGGAGCAACAAGTGGCCCACGCTGCAAAAACTCAACAAGAAAGAGAGAGCAAGTCAGATGGTAGAGGGAATGTTGTCGTCTTCTTTTTTTAGTTTTGTCTCCTCTCTTTAGACCATACAGTAACCTGGctccctgtactctatataattcACATATATCAGATTTCATAACATTTTCTGACCTTGGTTGCGCAGCCTGCTCCCTCCTCTCCTGGATTACCTGGATTATGGGGCTGGCAGAACAAATCCATTATAATAACAAAGCCAGCCCCATGGATAGTAATACTAGTCACCATGGCAGAGGGGGCGCagtcattcggggggggggggggggggggtgctgcttCCGATCATGTGACCCCGAGTCAGAAATAGGCTGGAAAGGTGAAGTTGTGATGAAAACCACGGGGTCGGTGAGTTTAAAAAGTTCCCGgattaaagaggaacttttagCTCTCCTGACTTGTCTATTTTAgtgaataccgtatttttcggtattcaccagccgcaatactaatatagccgcaatactaatatagccgtgacaggccggggagcctcattaggctcccggctctcacccgaacaggtcggctcctgcgatatcgccgcgcaggagccggcctgcaactttacaggtacggggccggtggggaccggccccggggggagaaggggccacggatactgacccggcatccgctctactagagaggcgggtgccggggagggatagacgccggggcctgagacatcgctacgatcctctgccctgcatgaagccagcggcgggggcacggaggagccccccctggcaggccccggcacctgtaatggcgtctatcacttgccggcttccgtctctctattacagcggatgccaggcgccaccttcagactataagacgcacccttcttttccccaaaaatttttggggaaaaaagtgcgtcttatagtccgaaaaatacggtacttgttcTCCATAAGTTTTTCTTTCAGTGACTTATTACACTTCCTCAGTTGATGTATACGattgatgtgtatgattatcccctgacccttgtctatagtctctcactctgtcaaatcagtatccctgcgctatgctgaggaggcccaaaaggccaaaacagcgctgcccatagctgggaatctgttccttttggaatagaaatactaatttggcaattaaatccgcatcatgtcagtaggtttattaactgagtcatgcatgatgttaagggggctgccctctagagggcagcatacagaggcactcttctaattacatcctgaagaatagatttgcatattttttacctattcCTCAGTTATCAGTCTCAAAAAAATGATGGGTCAATTGACAACCATTCCTTTTGTTAAAGGGGTGTGCTGCTATACAAGTGTCAGACTCTGTGTGTGTGCgccccctcctggtgacactcaGTTTATTGATAGGTTTTGTAGCAGAGGTCTAAGACAAGTCACTAGAGATGACAAGTCATTTTTAATGGTGACCCCTGTATACTGGCACTGCAAATGCTACATGCATGAATGTATCACAATATATGgatcttatttaaaggggttgtacaattaAGGACACTCATCCCCTATCCACAAATCATGTGACTTCGGTGTCTAACCGCTCAGCAATGAGGAGAACCAAGGACAGAAAGTCACCATGTCCCCTCCTTGTCAATGGAGTGCTAGTCCGCTTGTGAGACCGGtgcctcattcacttctatggggccttTGGGGCACCTCATAGCAGTAAATGGAcaccagtgcacttgcatgaTTTTCAGTCCCGTCTCCTCATGCGATTTGTGGATAGGGGATGAGTGTCCTtaattgtacaacccctttaaataagatcCATATATTGTGGTCTGTCCCAGCAATGTGTTGCTTATCTACTGGAAAGTGTCTTTAagagcacaacccctttaacggtcCCCAGCCCTTTCTTTATATTGTCTCTTATGATTGTTGATTTCAGCACAAGAAGATAAACAGAAATACTATGACCGACTTCTGGTCGCTGCAAAGAAAGATCTGGAAGGGGAAAGACAGATAACGGCCCAGCTAAACTCTGAGCTCATTGCCGTGAGAAGATATAacgaggagaagaagaaagagcTGGAAAATGTATCTGCCACCTTAAAATTCCTCCAAGAAAGTGAAAAGGGACGGCGGGAAGAGGACAGGAGACGGTTTAAGGACAGAATGCAGAAGCTGAAGGATGAACTGGACTTGTATCGGGAGAAGTATGAAGCGGAGAAGAAGAGAAACTGGGATCTGACAAATCAGGTGCGGCTATCTCTCCATCCCAAATATCTGGAATGTCCCTTTCATTTTTTTGAAGGACATATCCCTttataggctgaagccccacgttgcggaaacacagcttttctggttgcagattttgcggcgttttttgtttttttttagccaaaagtggctacaaaaggaatgggaaatatataggaagttcttataaatctcccttctgcccaatccactcctgggtttggctcaaaaaccgcaacaaagtctgcaacaaaaaaagcagcatttctgcatggtggggcctcagccttaaagggattctaccattaaaaatattttttctgtggctaacacgttggaatagcctttaaaaaggctattcgtctcttacctttagatgtgatctccgccacgccgttccttagtaataggGAGAACAGGATCctggccgcctctatcttctgctggatcctccccttctttcttcgtctttcttctgacgcctgcgcagttggctctgccattgagacactagtagagccgactgcgcattcacgcaattgcggcctcggaagtatggccgcgcatgcgcagtcggctctactagtgtcagagctgacagaggtgaagccgccgaagaaagaaggggaggatccagcagaagatggaggcggcgcaggatcctgttctcgggcatcggtggggacgccctcatcgcattttcagcgctggggcccgcccccatcgctgccagagaactaatttacataccagtaaaaaccggtattactaaggaacagtgcggcggagatcccatctaaaggtaagagacgaatagcctttctagaggctattccgacgtgttagccacagaaaaaagatttttaatggtagaatccctttaatactttcTTGTGTTCTCAGGTTCAGAAGTGCACTGCTGATTTAGAAAATGGCAAAATTGACCAACAAAATGTACAACAGCAACTGAATAAAGTACTGAAGGAATTGAGGAAAACCAGGGAACAGATCACAAAGCTGGAGCCGGCGGTAAGTAGTTTTCTATGGGCGGTACATAGAATGGAGACTGATAAGACAGGCTGTTATATTCATTTCTATAAAATTCACTATGATGGGCGAAGGTGTAACGCTCCAGAGTATTTTAGCTATCATTGGCCATCACTACCCACATTGTGTTTGCCATTATTAGTTAGTGGTGGTCACTTTGGCCTCCTCCTTTAGACTGAATATTGCCCACGTTTCCCAGATTGAATGTAGTTGAGAGATCAGGACTCATTGGATCATATGCTAAGTGTCCCTGCCTTCTTGCCACTTTGCTGTcccatagtatatatagtacagtgtatcactagagatgagcgaacacttcggatcagccgacccgaacagcatgctcccatagaaatgaatggaagcacctgtgacgccggccaaccgccggcaaagtcagcgtcacaggtgcttccattcatttctatgggtgcgtgctgttcggatcggctgatccgaacagtgttcgctcatctctatgtatcaCATGTTCGGCCATTTGGTGGGCTAATCGAAACCTCTATGTACTAATGACGTGATCTCTGTGTGACAGAAACGGGACATATATTTTGTTGAATCACCCTGCAACTTTGCGTCTGACTTCAATGACAAGCTGAGCCTGCGAGAGGATCAGCCATCGCCGAAGAATAAAAGTCTACTAGACGAGAGCTTCCTGGAGTGCCCCAGGTGTCGCGTCGTGTACCCCACCAGCCAGCACCGCGAGCTCCTCGCACACATAGATTTCTGCACAAGCTGAAGACGTCTTACTGTAAAAGCCAGCCTTATAGACAGGAGGGTTTGTCACTTGTACACTCcacccctccccctttttttgtATGTGCTATACCGGGACGTACTAAAGTCTTACAATGGGTCATTGGTTTTCTTACATTGATAACCGCATCTTGTACTGCTGAGATTTCCCGTCCTGGGTTGGTCATTAAGATCCTTTGTTTTGTGACGTCTAAAATTTTGcagtgaattgatttattatttttattatatgtacGGTCAACACTGGTCGACCTGCCCTGGCAACACTGGGGTTAACTGAACTGACGTGAACGGTCTGGTTAGCGTTTTGCACTTCTTAAAGCATATCCATGTATAATCGCCAGCCTGTAAAGAACACACTTCTCCTCACATGCACTGATTTCCATCTGGGTAATatcattcatgacctatcctttggtcccacacccaggacccctgctgatcagcactTCACAGGCACAACAACTGCGCTTTGGTTTTGGGTGAAGAGTCCACAGCGCTCACCAAAATGctatggtctcttcaaacagcccggtgtcagacccctgccgatcttctattgatcctaaggataggtcatcaattaataagcctggCAAACTCCTTACTCACCAGCTTTTGGGCCCCTAAACCAGATGCTGGGTTTTTCGGCCACAAATCTTATAGACTCTGCCCTATCCAACCCTCCATGCCCAAGTCTTTGATACCTTTTAATCTGCTCGAGACGGGTCCAAGTGTCCCAAATTGTGCTATAGAAACCAATGTGCATAGCCGGTGCAGCAAGGTGCGCTATCCTGGTCTCAGACGGCACAATGTGCATGTGTTTGGTATTGCCGAGGATGAGCCGGGACTCCTCTCCAGAAAGGTAAAAGTTATCAAACTCTTTGTGCAATGGATAGGACAAGATTTCCCAGTTTGGGACTCTAAACCCTATCAGCATTAGGAAATGCCGCTGGTTTATAGGGGCCCAGATCTGGTGACCATGTAAGATGAACAATCTGCTTAACTTATAACATTGcactttttattttaaatgtatttttgagttgtatttttattttttgacgcCGTATTTTAAAGTTGGTGCCGGTAATATTCAGTATGCCAGAATATAACATGGAGATTAATACTGCAAGAAATGGGATATAATAAAGATTGTATGAAAATCGTGTACTTGTGTGGTGTTTGACCTCTGTTATTCATCCTGGAAATATATTGGCACTGACACATGGGCGTTACCATTCCCCATGTCAATAGGGTGGATGTCAGGATCCTGGCAGGACATTGTCACTGTGTATAGGGACGCACCTCATTGAAATGGAAAATGACAACCAATACATTTCCACTAGTGTCAGTAGAGGAACGCAATACAAAGTTCTAAGAAAAGCTGATCAGAATTGTCATATTAACAGGTTGGGATtagctgtttttatttttgacagctcctttttaaagaggacctttcaccagcttCACCAAATCCACCTCTTCGCACCACTGCCAGCATATCAACCCGGTTAGGGTCACCTGGATAGATATCGCTATTGTTGTCAatgtgcaaattagctcttt
It contains:
- the CEP55 gene encoding centrosomal protein of 55 kDa codes for the protein MNSKNGNHKLAPKPAASKSDSDLERLKKENAVLKKKLEEASKSKLSGTERNRLLEKILDLETQNVKDSDDRARQGEVIQNFSDVLNARNNGELLQIEMEAKRLEEISTKIRKQLRASSRRVQAIASRSDHVQNPPVAEDKNRIHILEAQLKDALEKNGQWLVYDKQREAYVQGLMARIGDLEQQVAHAAKTQQERESKSDAQEDKQKYYDRLLVAAKKDLEGERQITAQLNSELIAVRRYNEEKKKELENVSATLKFLQESEKGRREEDRRRFKDRMQKLKDELDLYREKYEAEKKRNWDLTNQVQKCTADLENGKIDQQNVQQQLNKVLKELRKTREQITKLEPAKRDIYFVESPCNFASDFNDKLSLREDQPSPKNKSLLDESFLECPRCRVVYPTSQHRELLAHIDFCTS